A single window of Nicotiana tomentosiformis chromosome 1, ASM39032v3, whole genome shotgun sequence DNA harbors:
- the LOC138906341 gene encoding uncharacterized protein — MDSLAFISAEKRTLAMDIQSLANKLMQLDISEPNRFLACVVAQSSLFEQIKARRFDDPHLLGLRETVLWGGSKEATISEDGVLRLQGHPCVLNVDGLREKILEKAHSSRYFIHPG, encoded by the exons atggatagcttggcattcatttcagcagagaagAGGACACTAGCTATGGACATTCAGTCCCTGGCTAACAAACTTATGcagttggatatttcagagcccaaccgatttcttgcatgtgtcgttgctcagtcttcactattcgagcagatcaaggctcgccggtttgatgatccgcacttgttgggtCTCAGAGAAACAGTACTATGGGGTGGTTCCAAGGAGGCTACTAtcagtgaggatggtgttctgcgactccagggtcaccCATGTGTtcttaatgttgatggcttgagggagaagatcctagagaaggcccacagttctcggtattttattcatccag GTTGA